One window of Drosophila busckii strain San Diego stock center, stock number 13000-0081.31 chromosome 3L, ASM1175060v1, whole genome shotgun sequence genomic DNA carries:
- the LOC108598778 gene encoding peritrophin-44, which produces MEGLLVLLLTVLSLLQPSQQTERFTGGKDICRLLADGTEVRKPGYCNQSIKCQNHVSTPGQTCADGKYFGLSKKTCGTKDKTDTYCNVPCTTKSKGYIGDSFNCANWYYCDKATALSSGICGNGMYFDKAKQMCVYPQDTTCAATYELCQVVPADIKIKDEHNCHQYITCKSSKPTVNDCGTGMYYDVDLAKCEKKALVKCESHPIPDGACGTKKLAKRNAFSSDGATCRGYYYCRDLGSGVPDPDPLWQQCPLEYFFEPTAEVCLDRSLVKCAEDRCDGRMDGFELVQNSDCRKYIECKNGVEFGDILECPENMWFDYGAQACTREKTTYRACL; this is translated from the exons ATGGAAG GTttgctggtgttgttgctgacCGTGCTCTCATTGCTGCAGCCAAGCCAGCAGACGGAACGTTTCACGGGTGGCAAGGACATTTGTCGTCTGCTGGCGGATGGTACGGAGGTGCGTAAGCCTGGCTATTGTAATCAGTCGATTAAGTGCCAGAATCATGTGAGCACACCTGGCCAAACCTGCGCTGATGGCAAGTACTTTGGCCTGTCCAAGAAGACCTGCGGTACTAAGGATAAAACCGACACCTACTGCAATGTGCCCTGCACCACCAAATCCAAAGGTTACATCGGCGACTCGTTCAATTGTGCCAATTGGTATTATTGCGATAAGGCAACAGCGTTGAGCAGCGGCATCTGTGGGAATGGCATGTACTTCgataaagcaaagcagatGTGCGTTTATCCCCAGGATACAACATGCGCGGCCACTTATGAGCTATGCCAGGTGGTGCCGGCGGACATAAAGATCAAGGACGAGCATAATTGCCATCAGTACATTACTTGCAAGAGCTCCAAGCCCACAGTCAATGATTGCGGCACAGGCATGTACTACGATGTGGACCTGGCAAAGTGCGAAAAGAAGGCACTGGTGAAATGTGAGAGCCATCCCATACCGGATGGTGCCTGCGGTACTAAGAAGCTGGCCAAACGCAATGCCTTCAGTTCCGATGGTGCCACATGCCGTGGCTACTATTACTGCCGTGATCTCGGCTCTGGAGTGCCTGATCCTGATCCGCTGTGGCAACAGTGTCCCCTTGAATATTTCTTCGAGCCCACAGCGGAAGTCTGTTTGGATCGCAGCCTCGTGAAGTGCGCTGAGGATCGCTGCGATGGACGCATGGATGGCTTTGAGCTGGTCCAAAACTCCGATTGCCGCAAGTATATAGAGTGCAAAAATGGTGTGGAGTTTGGTGATATTCTTGAGTGCCCCGAAAATATGTGGTTCGATTATGGAGCTCAAGCTTGTACTCGGGAGAAAACGACTTATCGCGCTTGTCTATGA
- the LOC108599443 gene encoding LOW QUALITY PROTEIN: balbiani ring protein 3 (The sequence of the model RefSeq protein was modified relative to this genomic sequence to represent the inferred CDS: deleted 1 base in 1 codon) — translation MSAIYALLGLLLCVLIPNGAYAQYTNACADEEDGTRLPLLLSCSRFIVCMEREISEMRNCPRGLHFNPELRECDFQWRAGCTALSLFGTGTADADDDCTCTCCQEECQSTTNTTPCPPSGGTTKSSESVDDNTKSTSSSAATPTGSTDAPATDSSDDDVTNTDASRQLMSQKVQLPTDVTDVPQNTDDPADILVPAYCSDKRSSCVNKDNGAMLPVSGICTNYIQCNHGCCTEFTCPSGLWFNPEYNNCDYFWNVDSCIPNGSSDTDGEIVGPSGTTCSDQGVCAGKRDGYMCADPKTNGYFVCQCQCPKAMPCDKNTKFNETAQVCDWDKAAAANVLCPNGLVYNATSSQCDYPEGYVPKVVCNNTETICQGKEEGTLFPMEGVCNKFYKCNYNCAVEQDCPNNLLYDSNTQLCDYPQNVNCKWPHSPPSGPNAGPSGISCESNGRCLGQNEGTIFPSEKNCGSYSICQCECEVEMSCPDGLYWDTTYLTCNYANLVKCNLKPSLCICLAIALYVPTVSAACCEDGETKRDDDDCTMYYYCCTGEFVHKSCGEGECWNNRTNCCEVDIGQCYCDIPEPDCEEGSTKWDSYDCAKYYQCSKGQYVSMSCQDKYYFNNRTQKCEVDKGQCKAVCTEGTNTTDSADCTKFYKCSNGQLVSVSCPVNQYYNNKTYDCEDDKGQCKAVCTEGTNTTDSLDCTKFYKCSNGQLVSVSCPVNQYYNNKTYDCEDDKGQCKAVCTEGTNTTDSLDCTKFYKCSNGQLVSASCPDNQYYNNKTYKCEVDKGECRPVCTEGSNMTDTANCTKFYKCSSGQYVSVACDVGYYFDGKNCAKNTGQCVVDQENCKEGEITPNPGNCAGYLECINNQNVAKKCPPSTFFNVTANACTYDTDGVCIPKDCDPECCDQPNGWLSSVDKNCSAFMQCAGGKSVIKRCGYNLQFNNDTKQCDYPQNVRCDDGTLPPSGPTAGPSGLACPSGGVCVGKPDGEMFGSTTKTCSSQYIICQCECEVQMNCAPGTMYNANIYACDWPQNVKGC, via the exons ATGTCTGCAATATATg CACTGCTTGGATTACTGCTCTGTGTGCTTATACCTAATGGGGCATACGCGCAATACACCAATGCGTGCGCCGATGAAGAGGATGGCACTCGACTGCCCTTGCTGTTGTCTTGCTCGCGCTTTATAGTTTGCATGGAACGGGAGATATCAGAAATGCGTAATTGTCCACGTGGCTTGCATTTCAATCCTGAGCTGCGCGAATGTGATTTTCAATGGCGTGCTGGCTGCACTGCTCTATCGTTGTTTGGCACTGGTACTGCCGACGCCGATGATGATTGCACCTGCACTTGCTGCCAAGAGGAGTGCCAGAGTACCACGAATACAACGCCTTGTCCGCCATCTGGAGGGACCACCAAGTCGAGTGAGAGTGTGGACGACAATACTAAGAGCACGTCATCGTCGGCTGCAACGCCAACTGGTTCCACAGATGCCCCCGCAACAGACAGCAGCGATGATGATGTAACCAATACAGATGCCA GCAGGCAACTGATGTCACAGAAGGTACAGCTGCCTACAGATGTAACGGATGTGCCTCAAAACACTGATGATCCAGCCGATATTTTGGTGCCCGCTTACTGCAGCGATAAGCGCTCCAGCTGCGTCAACAAGGATAATGGTGCCATGCTCCCAGTGAGCGGCATCTGCACGAACTATATTCAATGCAATCACGGCTGCTGCACGGAGTTTACTTGCCCTAGTGGACTTTGGTTCAATCCCGAGTATAACAACTGCGACTACTTCTGGAACGTTGACAGCTGCATTCCCAACGGCTCTAGCGATACTGATGGCGAAATTGTTGGCCCATCGGGCACCACGTGCTCGGATCAGGGTGTCTGCGCTGGCAAGCGTGATGGTTACATGTGTGCAGATCCCAAGACCAACGGCTACTTTGTCTGCCAATGCCAGTGCCCCAAAGCCATGCCCTGCGATAAGAACACCAAATTTAATGAAACAGCCCAAGTTTGTGATTGGGACAAGGCTGCAGCCGCCAATGTACTCTGTCCAAATGGTCTGGTCTATAATGCGACATCCAGTCAGTGCGACTATCCGGAGGGTTATGTGCCTAAAGTTGTCTGCAATAATACGGAAACTATATGCCAGGGCAAGGAGGAGGGCACTCTCTTTCCCATGGAAGGGGTTTGCAATAAGTTCTACAAGTGCAACTATAATTGCGCCGTCGAGCAAGATTGCCCCAATAACTTGCTATACGACAGCAATACCCAACTATGTGACTATCCTCAGAATGTAAACTGCAAGTGGCCGCACAGTCCACCAAGTGGACCCAACGCTGGACCTTCTGGCATATCCTGCGAATCTAATGGTCGTTGCTTGGGTCAAAATGAAGGCACAATCTTCCCATCTGAGAAAAACTGCGGCTCATACTCAATCTGCCAGTGTGAGTGTGAGGTGGAAATGAGTTGTCCAGATGGCTTATACTGGGATACTACGTACTTAACTTGCAACTATGCAAACCTTGTTAAATGCAATCTTAAGCCTT CTCTTTGCATTTGTCTTGCAATTGCACTTTACGTGCCGACGGTCTCTGCCGCTTGCTGTGAAGATGGTGAAACCAAACGCGATGACGATGACTGTACCATGTATTATTACTGCTGCACAGGGGAATTCGTGCATAAGTCCTGTGGTGAAGGTGAATGCTGGAATAACAGGACAAACTGTTGCGAAGTAGATATCGGCCAGTGCTACTGCGATATCCCTGAGCCTGATTGTGAGGAGGGTTCTACCAAGTGGGATTCCTATGACTGCGCCAAATATTACCAATGCTCCAAAGGACAATATGTCTCAATGTCTTGTCAAGATAAGTACTACTTCAACAACAGAACACAAAAGTGCGAAGTAGACAAAGGACAATGCAAGGCGGTTTGTACAGAAGGAACTAATACGACGGATTCCGCTGACTGTACCAAGTTCTACAAGTGCTCTAATGGACAGTTGGTCTCTGTCAGTTGTCCCGTTAACCagtactacaacaacaagacgTATGATTGCGAAGATGACAAAGGACAATGCAAGGCGGTTTGTACGGAAGGAACTAATACGACGGATTCCCTTGACTGTACCAAGTTCTACAAGTGCTCTAATGGACAGTTGGTCTCTGTCAGTTGTCCCGTTAACCagtactacaacaacaagacgTATGATTGCGAAGATGACAAAGGACAATGCAAGGCGGTTTGTACGGAAGGAACTAATACGACGGATTCCCTTGACTGTACCAAGTTCTACAAGTGCTCTAATGGACAGTTGGTCTCTGCCAGTTGTCCCGATAACCAGTACTACAACAATAAGACGTATAAATGCGAAGTAGACAAAGGAGAATGCAGACCGGTCTGTACAGAAGGATCCAATATGACGGATACCGCAAACTGTACCAAGTTCTACAAGTGCTCCTCTGGACAGTATGTATCCGTTGCTTGCGACGTTGGTTACTACTTTGATGGAAAAAACTGTGCCAAAAATACTGGACAATGCGTCGTGGATCAAGAGAATTGCAAGGAAGGAGAAATTACACCAAATCCCGGTAACTGCGCAGGATATTTAGAATgcatcaacaatcaaaacgTTGCGAAGAAGTGTCCACCATCTACCTTCTTTAATGTAACAGCGAATGCTTGCACTTACGATACTGATGGCGTGTGTATACCGAAAGATTGTGACCCGGAGTGCTGCGACCAGCCCAACGGTTGGCTAAGCTCTGTTGACAAGAATTGCTCCGCCTTTATGCAATGCGCGGGCGGCAAATCAGTTATTAAAAGATGCGGCTATAATCTCCAATTCAATAACGACACCAAGCAGTGTGATTATCCCCAGAATGTTCGCTGCGATGATGGAACTCTCCCACCTAGCGGTCCCACTGCCGGGCCTTCTGGCCTTGCTTGTCCAAGTGGGGGTGTTTGTGTTGGTAAACCTGACGGAGAAATGTTTGGCAGCACAACCAAGACATGTTCTTCTCAATACATTATTTGTCAGTGTGAGTGCGAGGTGCAGATGAACTGCGCTCCAGGAACTATGTATAACGCAAATATTTACGCCTGCGATTGGCCTCAGAATGTGAAAGGTtgctaa
- the LOC108598165 gene encoding uncharacterized protein LOC108598165: MATAEAVSMPAMPALQCPIVDDPNHLVMLPYPQDCRKYYTCSNGQAFERQCPDNLYWSQLTYRCDYKPYSNCNNYEPSNSGILYNTVPGDCTHYYETRLLSCPTNYHWNNRNNRCDPPQLAGCELSPLPTLAPFNPIAPTAATPPTPNYQPTILPNYNIHIAFVSDDMKLLSIFLIAFVLHKPAFAQLKVGASFKTPLCEGKNGILLPMFGSCRGYYLCNDGRAVVGSCDDNSRFNIQTLHCDDKNDVDCIYEANDEDDDESASDASEGDQSESESVEEIEEPVFVKPTTTKPPATKFPKPVVENNNLIDKLCINKKNGALVPKANSCSEYYMCKSKKPRLQYCPNQKQFSPTRLRCMSPAAAKCTIRPSTAVAEEPISMPAVTAGFCSEEKQDALVPHRSECGKFLLCTNMMFLVMDCPDGLHFNNEAKRCDYPKIAKCQLSSKKLQKTKLKYQKQEKKLNSF; the protein is encoded by the exons ATGGCAACAGCTGAAGCTGTG tCCATGCCAGCAATGCCTGCATTGCAGTGTCCTATCGTTGACGATCCCAATCATCTGGTTATGCTGCCCTATCCACAGGACTGTCGCAAATACTACACGTGTTCGAATGGTCAGGCATTTGAACGTCAATGCCCCGATAATCTATATTGGAGCCAGCTGACCTATCGCTGCGACTACAAGCCGTACTccaattgcaacaattatgAACCTTCAAATTCTGGCATTTTATACAACACCGTGCCAGGAGATTGCACACACTACTATGAGACTCGACTGCTTAGCTGCCCCACCAACTATCATTGGAATAATCGCAACAATCGTTGTGATCCCCCACAGCTTGCAGGATGCGAATTATCGCCATTGCCCACACTGGCCCCATTCAATCCAATTGCCCCTACGGCTGCTACTCCGCCTACACCTAATTATCAGCCCACCATTTTGCCCAACTATAATATACATA TTGCTTTTGTATCGGACGACATGAAGCTTTTATCGATATTTTTGATAGCTTTTGTACTACATAAACCAGCCTTCGCCCAGCTCAAG GTTGGCGCTTCGTTCAAAACACCTCTATGTGAGGGTAAAAATGGCATACTTCTTCCCATGTTCGGCAGCTGTCGTGGCTACTATTTATGTAACGATGGCAGAGCCGTTGTTGGTAGCTGTGATGACAACAGTCGATTCAATATTCAAACACTACACTGCGATGATAAAAATGATGTGGACTGCATTTATGAAGCTAACGATGAAGACGACGACGAATCGGCAAGTGATGCTTCAGAAGGCGATCAGTCTGAATCCGAGTCTGTAGAGGAGATTGAAGAGCCGGTTTTTGTAAAACCAACCACCACAAAACCACCAGCTACTAAATTCCCGAAGCCAGTTGttgaaaacaataatttgattGATAAACTATgcatcaacaaaaaaaatggcgCATTGGTCCCCAAAGCGAACTCTTGTTCAGAATACTATATGTGTAAATCAAAGAAACCCAGACTACAATACTGTCCAAATCAGAAACAATTTAGTCCCACGCGTCTTAGGTGCATGTCGCCTGCGGCTGCCAAGTGTACCATACGGCCATCAACAGCAGTTGCGGAAGAGCCCATATCCATGCCAGCCGTAACAGCAGGCTTCTGTTCAGAGGAAAAACAAGATGCGCTCGTTCCTCACCGCTCTGAGTGCGgcaagtttttgctttgcacaaATATGATGTTCCTAGTAATGGATTGTCCAGATGGGTTGCATTTCAATAATGAGGCTAAGCGTTGCGACTATCCAAAAATTGCCAAGTGCCAACTTTCATCTAAGAAACtccaaaaaacaaagctaaaataccaaaaacaagaaaagaaACTGAACAGTTTTTGA
- the LOC108599448 gene encoding integumentary mucin C.1, translated as MKLISWLLVSLELLLLLRALNARQCVTPTIEPTDTTDDEPTDDPESSTQVTTTDLPDTSKTTGAANPTTPRQSTATSPASDATTNESIGTTKASTLKPTTSVTPLIPSEATTTADVETTKASTLKPASSVAPIIPSEATTNSGADTTKAPTLKPTTLSIESTTGANVDTDVMCRNHPGVEFLPHPYNCHQFIHCDGDNGYIKSCPDNLYWDSRTQKCGYTCA; from the exons ATGAAAT tgatctcttggctgcttgtttctctggagctgctgcttttgctaagAGCGCTCAATGCAAGACAATGTGTTACTCCAACCATAGAGCCCACTGACACAACTGATGATGAGCCTACCGATGATCCTGAGAGTTCCACacaagtaacaacaacagattTACCAGACACTAGCAAAACAACTGGAGCCGCAAATCCAACCACACCAAGACAAAGCACGGCAACTTCTCCAGCGTCTGATGCCACAACGAATGAGAGCATTggaacaacaaaagcttccACATTGAAGCCAACCACAAGTGTGACGCCCTTGATACCGTCGGAGGCAACTACAACTGCAGACGTTGAAACAACCAAAGCCTCCACATTGAAGCCAGCCTCAAGTGTGGCACCAATAATACCGTcggaggcaacaacaaattcaggCGCTGATACAACCAAAGCGCCCACATTGAAACCAACCACTCTGTCAATTGAATCCACAACAGGAGCAAATGTGGATACCGATGTTATGTGTCGGAATCATCCTGGCGTAGAGTTTCTACCCCATCCCTATAATTGCCATCAGTTTATACACTGCGATGGTGACAATGGTTATATAAAGAGTTGTCCCGACAATCTCTACTGGGACTCTAGGACACAAAAATGTGGTTACACTTGTGCCTAG
- the LOC108599442 gene encoding low-density lipoprotein receptor-related protein 2, producing MKVTLLTVVTVAAVVSLATAADPECLYRKLRGLTPHWPNPADCASYYRCNSKDIMRPIKCPEGKEYNPKNGKCGTAGRGLCTLTLSAPLTDPANICANEVNGAYLAKEGSCTEFYICSNQQAYTQKCDSGSYFNGGTECVPDTDDTCWENACIGKKDGNYLTNTASCRDYITCQKEQATLESCPAGSLFDANLQMCRTDEKNEECWENYCIGQPSGEYLANKDDCGAFYICYNDSPVPSKCSPGTFFNISGPHCQPGECPSDDTTTTSTTTVPTPGECDCANGVKHGQMVPNENNCRKFFTCNNGELVSGDCYTGNYFNPKLECCDRDVDNICPESSDEDCINGEVAANVDKCNKYYECCGGSWQSKTCDSGDYFFEGQCQPDTKNECPETDDSVEDTKIEDFMECAADEPTRRTDNCFSYLACMHGRWEQLSCRAGYYYDAFRHICKLDELNVCPENQPAKERARRSAEQPPAANCTCPDDMEQGAMTVHPTDCDKYLICNNGELVEGTCGQGNIFSTCNNICVPDTEGTCWVCANRPNGYQMADPDDCTSYYICNNGLANEMSCRASERYDAGSSACVVDVTGVCLNPCSCGTGIAAHPICNKYYQCTDGTPQVVECPAGQGFDATAEACSAKVTCAANQCATAPDGQTFPVAGDDNAYYVCLDNEAGIRLCPVNSIYDDVLGICLAQPALCSCNQNLCNNANINMPYPSLDNDNTTYCLCQSDGAYLKNCPTGYSFDEEEGICTFTTPCDPRSCIDQEKYHVSADYQDQNNFCLCRAGQPVSVPCPIGYTFSIKTMMCVVIVQPDPRCCRNYCVGKPNYETFPAIDIEEGYCTCLDDVPSYHNCPADKIYYDDLGICLKPSNIECNDPICGSTVCPNGLDGEALVAPNEPSGYCYCQNMCGVYNQCPDGKLFDQIMGICLDAALDYCQCQQCSDLPNEATFPSSNADDPTSYCLCQGGTAMYKTCGSGNRLIYDVELGICVPNQAPSTVCKTGLCAKQPENTALPALNTTAGFCVCVSNVPVYEACPGGATFDDVLCICINTGLQAAIVEQYKCDVQQCKQRSHVGPFAARDDATGFCSCEMDGAATYHSCSPGHLYEASLSTCIVDACDHMECRQRKQFEAFAAKNSTKGFCACDVVPSYHHCRDGYVFDIGLAVCVPDFQLAKPMPHEIQKRSVPQEEKVRSISLFKRFLQKLT from the exons ATGAAAG tTACTCTGCTTACTGTGGTCACAGTCGCCGCAGTGGTGTCCCTGGCAACAGCCGCGGATCCAGAATGCCTTTACCGCAAGCTACGTGGCCTGACGCCACACTGGCCCAATCCCGCTGACTGCGCCAGCTACTATCGCTGCAACTCTAAGGATATTATGCGTCCCATCAAATGCCCCGAAGGCAAAGAATATAATCCTAAGAATGGCAAATGCGGTACTGCAGGACGTGGCTTGTGTACACTGACGCTAAGCGCACCTTTGACTGAT cctgcaaatatttgcgctaaTGAAGTGAATGGTGCATATTTGGCCAAGGAAGGAAGCTGCACCGAGTTCTACATTTGCTCCAATCAACAGGCATACACACAGAAGTGTGATTCAGGCTCCTATTTTAATGGAGGTACTGAATGTGTGCCAGATACAGACGACACTTGTTGGGAAAATGCGTGCATAGGCAAAAAGGATGGCAACTATTTGACCAACACTGCAAGTTGCCGGGACTATATCACCTGCCAAAAGGAGCAGGCCACATTAGAAAGCTGTCCAGCAGGATCCCTCTTTGATGCTAACCTGCAGATGTGCCGCACTGACGAGAAGAACGAGGAGTGCTGGGAGAACTACTGTATTGGCCAGCCGTCTGGAGAGTATTTGGCCAATAAAGATGACTGCGGCGCCTTTTACATTTGCTACAATGACAGTCCAGTGCCCAGCAAATGTTCGCCAGGCACcttttttaacatttctgGACCTCATTGCCAGCCCGGCGAGTGCCCCAGCGATGACACCACCACTACCAGCACCACCACAGTGCCCACACCCGGAGAATGTGACTGCGCCAATGGCGTCAAACATGGCCAAATGGTGCCAAATGAGAACAACTGCCGTAAATTTTTCACCTGCAACAACGGCGAACTTGTGTCTGGCGATTGCTACACGGGTAACTACTTTAATCCCAAGCTTGAATGCTGTGATAGAGATGTGGACAACATTTGTCCCGAGAGCTCCGATGAAGACTGCATCAATGGCGAAGTGGCCGCCAATGTCGACAAATGCAATAAGTACTACGAATGCTGTGGAGGCAGCTGGCAGTCCAAGACCTGTGACAGCGGTGACTATTTCTTTGAGGGTCAATGTCAACCCGACACCAAAAATGAATGCCCGGAAACTGACGATTCTGTGGAGGACACCAAGATTGAGGACTTCATGGAGTGCGCCGCCGATGAGCCCACAAGGCGCACTGACAACTGCTTTAGCTATTTGGCCTGCATGCACGGACGCTGGGAGCAGCTATCGTGCAGAGCTGGTTACTACTACGATGCCTTCAGGCACATCTGCAAGCTGGATGAGCTAAATGTGTGTCCCGAGAATCAGCCGGCCAAGGAGCGTGCCAGACGCAGCGCTGAGCAGCCGCCAGCCGCAAACTGCACCTGCCCGGATGACATGGAACAAGGCGCCATGACAGTGCATCCCACAGACTGCgataagtatttaatttgcaacaatgGTGAGCTGGTAGAAGGTACCTGCGGCCAGGGCAACATTTTCAGCAcctgcaacaacatttgcgtGCCCGACACCGAAGGCACCTGCTGGGTCTGCGCCAATCGACCAAACGGCTATCAAATGGCCGATCCCGATGACTGCACCAGCTACTACATTTGCAACAACGGCCTGGCCAATGAGATGAGCTGCCGTGCTAGCGAACGCTACGATGCTGGCTCCAGCGCCTGCGTTGTGGACGTCACTGGCGTGTGCCTGAATCCCTGCAGCTGCGGCACCGGCATAGCTGCCCATCCCATCTGCAACAAGTACTATCAGTGCACCGATGGCACGCCCCAAGTGGTGGAGTGTCCAGCTGGCCAAGGCTTCGATGCTACCGCTGAAGCCTGCTCGGCTAAGGTTACCTGCGCTGCTAATCAGTGCGCTACAGCTCCCGATGGCCAAACTTTCCCAGTGGCCGGCGATGATAACGCTTACTATGTGTGCCTCGACAATGAAGCTGGCATTAGATTGTGTCCAGTAAACTCCATCTATGACGATGTGCTGGGCATTTGTTTGGCTCAACCGGCC cTGTGCTCCTGCAATCAAAATCTGTGCAATAACGCGAACATAAACATGCCCTATCCTTCCTTGGACAACGACAACACCACCTACTGCTTGTGCCAATCTGATGGCGCCTATCTGAAAAACTGCCCCACTGGCTATAGCTTTGATGAGGAAGAGGGCATTTGCACCTTT ACCACGCCCTGCGATCCACGCTCTTGCATCGACCAAGAGAAGTACCACGTAAGTGCGGACTATCAGGATCAGAATAACTTCTGCCTCTGTCGCGCAGGTCAACCCGTTTCAGTGCCCTGTCCCATTGGTTATACCTTTAGCATCAAAACCATGATGTGCGTCGTTATAGTGCAGCCAGAT CCTCGCTGTTGCCGCAATTATTGCGTAGGTAAGCCTAACTATGAAACCTTCCCAGCCATAGACATTGAAGAGGGCTACTGCACGTGCTTGGACGATGTGCCATCCTATCACAATTGTCCGGCTGATAAGATATACTATGATGACTTGGGCATTTGTCTGAAACCTTCT AATATTGAATGCAACGATCCTATATGCGGCTCAACTGTGTGTCCAAATGGTTTGGATGGCGAAGCATTGGTTGCACCTAACGAGCCCAGCGGTTACTGTTATTGCCAGAATATGTGCGGCGTGTACAACCAATGTCCAGATGGCAAATTGTTTGACCAAATTATGGGAATATGCCTCGATGCAGCG CTGGACTATTGCCAATGTCAACAATGCTCCGATCTGCCTAATGAGGCTACCTTCCCCTCATCCAATGCAGATGATCCCACCAGCTACTGCTTGTGTCAAGGTGGCACGGCTATGTACAAAACCTGCGGCAGTGGCAATCGCCTGATCTATGATGTGGAGCTTGGCATCTGCGTGCCAAATCAG GCTCCCAGTACAGTGTGCAAAACTGGACTCTGCGCTAAGCAGCCGGAAAACACTGCGCTGCCAGCATTGAATACAACTGCAGGCTTCTGCGTCTGCGTATCCAACGTGCCAGTCTACGAAGCTTGCCCAGGAGGCGCGACATTCGATGATGTCctctgcatttgcataaataccGGACTCCAAGCGGCAATTGTCGAGCAATACAAGTGCGATGTGCAGCAgtgcaagcagcgcagtcatGTGGGACCCTTTGCAGCCAGGGATGATGCTACCGGGTTCTGCAGCTGCGAGATGGATGGTGCTGCGACTTATCACAGCTGCAGTCCGGGACATCTGTACGAGGCCAGTCTGAGCACCTGCATTGTGGACGCGTGCGATCACATGGAGTGCCGACAGCGCAAGCAGTTTGAGGCTTTTGCGGCTAAAAACAGTACGAAAGGATTCTGCGCCTGCGACGTTGTACCCAGCTATCACCACTGCCGTGATGGCTATGTCTTCGACATCGGCCTGGCCGTATGCGTGCCGGACTTCCAGCTAGCGAAGCCAATGCCACATGAGATTCAGAAGCGCTCTGTGCCGCAAGAGGAAAAAGTAAGATCGATATCATTGTTCAAGAGATTTCTACAGAAGCTTACATAA